The following coding sequences lie in one Arachis ipaensis cultivar K30076 chromosome B03, Araip1.1, whole genome shotgun sequence genomic window:
- the LOC107632305 gene encoding putative disease resistance protein At4g10780, whose translation MADALFGDSMEHPISISEPINLPGDDVWKFIDLEKVGIPPWGINGSKLILTSRLKHVLQQMDCPTSNIITMHPLCHSEGLELFLLRLGEDKTPATFPPNILKIAESIAWECDGLPLAISVMARTMKGIHNIQQWRHALNKLGRLEMGTEMEEEVFKILKLSYDNLMDRCLQNCLLHCASYSDITRDNMIMKLVTSGAINGRSLREIYDDGHSILNQLQDHSLLSENKRYLRMQNSMRNMACHILKESQRCIVRCDQRLRETPHLQEWTADLDLVSLNKNLRVHHHSSLFII comes from the exons ATGGCAGATGCCTTATTTGGAGATTCAATGGAGCATCCAATTAGTATTAGTGAACCCATTAACTTGCCGGGAG ATGACGTTTGGAAATTCATTGATCTGGAAAAGGTGGGAATCCCTCCTTGGGGAATCAATGGCTCTAAACTGATTCTAACAAGTCGGTtgaaacatgtgcttcaacagaTGGATTGTCCCACAAGTAATATAATAACAATGCATCCTCTCTGTCACAGTGAAGGTTTGGAGTTATTTCTTTTAAGACTTGGTGAAGACAAAACACCTGCAACCTTTCCTCCTAACATATTAAAGATTGCAGAATCTATTGCATGGGAATGCGATGGTTTACCACTTGCAATCAGTGTAATGGCTAGAACCATGAAAGGGATTCATAACATTCAACAGTGGAGACATGCATTGAATAAACTCGGAAGATTGGAGATGGGGACAGAGATGGAAGAAGAGGTATTCAAAATATTAAAACTGAGCTATGATAACTTAATGGATCGTTGCTTGCAAAATTGTCTCTTGCATTGTGCATCATACTCTGATATCACTAGAGATAATATGATAATGAAGCTTGTTACAAGTGGAGCCATAAATGGAAGGAGCTTGAGAGAAATTTATGATGATGGGCATTCCATACTGAATCAACTTCAAGATCATTCTTTATTGTCTGAAAATAAAAGGTATCTGAGGATGCAGAATTCCATGAGAAACATGGCATGTCATATACTGAAAGAATCTCAGAGATGCATAGTGAGATGTGATCAAAGACTGAGGGAAACACCTCACTTGCAGGAATGGACTGCTGATTTGGACTTAGTTTCTTTGAATAAAAACTTGAGAGTTCATCATCATAGTTCGTTATTTATTATTTAG
- the LOC107628969 gene encoding uncharacterized protein LOC107628969 produces the protein MANLVPGVLLKLMQHMNTDIKVGGEHRSSLLQVVSIVPALAGTGDDLDLFSNHGFYLKVSDSSHATYVSLPDEDDDLILSDKIQLGQYVFVERLEPASPVPILHGVRPVPGRHPCVGTPQDIVANATKNNSPGLFLGKGAKVDMNNTGFCSGNGDAAERSKANPKSYVKREKQEEKKPVMFGNGRSKSPMTKTGGDTGVQVKKEPLARLKSLNSSSRSVTPSSPSSCYSLPTSFEKFANGVKQQASIKGARGGSSPNGKRIVMGNPIRNLVQGIELGAKVLRKSWEGNIMEVKTKETPKLRAAKCDPKQEVLSSTPRRSTSSEKLASKEEGKIQAPTKSSKEEHKAQTSTKKVSANGTVEEQEKSSKPRVSIGKKSSEVSKTGFPGNLVKVFPNSRKVTDASVQWSSLPSSIAKLGREVMRNRDAAQMAATEALQEASAAESLLQCLSLYAELSNSAKEQNPQPTIEQFLTLHSSLNSSRTIADSVSKPIPDASSPDYESSTMEEALKVKSHIQKLATSWIQGALATNLSSFSVYNLEPQPSKLQASSNSRNQKNILGSSKPMLILENSCEDTSSKSQGKTRPITKLASQGTPRKSVDGLANGHNKQLVQPLPQWTKGNGLDEVVNLADMLQLRSRDWFLGFVERFLDTDGDISLSNNGEIAGMLGQLKSVNDWLDGIGSAKNEGEVPCQIPAETIERLRKKIYEYLLTHVESAAAALTAGSQPSLEIQTKETKSKR, from the exons ATGGCAAATCTTGTTCCTGGGGTGCTTTTGAAACTGATGCAACACATGAACACAGATATCAAAGTTGGTGGTGAACACAGGTCATCACTTCTTCAAGTTGTGAGCATTGTTCCAGCACTTGCAGGCACTGGTGATGATCTTGATCTCTTCTCAAACCATGGATTCTACCTAAAGGTCTCTGATTCATCTCATGCAACCTATGTTTCTCTtcctgatgaagatgatgatctCATTCTCAGTGACAAAATCCAACTTGGCCAGTATGTGTTTGTTGAAAGGCTTGAACCAGCTTCCCCTGTTCCTATTCTTCATGGTGTTAGACCTGTCCCTGGTAGACACCCTTGTGTTGGAACACCACAAGATATTGTTGCAAATGCAACCAAAAACAACTCACCTGGATTGTTCCTTGGCAAAGGTGCTAAGGTTGATATGAATAACACTGGTTTTTGTTCTGGTAATGGTGATGCAGCTGAGAGATCAAAAGCAAACCCAAAGTCTTATGTTAAGAGGGAAAAACAGGAAGAGAAGAAACCAGTGATGTTTGGTAATGGCAGGTCTAAATCTCCTATGACAAAAACAGGAGGAGATACTGGTGTTCAGGTGAAGAAGGAGCCATTGGCAAGATTGAAGTCCTTGAATTCAAGTTCAAGGTCTGTTACTCCTTCTTCACCAAGTAGTTGCTATTCACTGCCTACTTCTTTTGAGAAGTTTGCAAATGGGGTGAAGCAGCAGGCAAGTATCAAGGGTGCCCGTGGGGGGAGTTCTCCCAACGGGAAGAGGATTGTGATGGGGAATCCAATCAGGAATTTGGTTCAGGGAATTGAGCTTGGTGCTAAGGTTCTGAGAAAGAGTTGGGAAGGGAATATCATGGAGGTCAAGACTAAAGAGACACCTAAATTAAGGGCAGCCAAGTGTGATCCTAAACAAGAAGTTCTTAGTTCT ACTCCTAGGAGAAGTACTTCAAGTGAAAAGTTGGCCTCTAAGGAAGAGGGTAAGATTCAAGCACCCACAAAGTCCTCTAAGGAAGAGCACAAGGCTCAAACATCTACAAAGAAAGTTAGTGCTAATGGAACcgtggaggaacaagaaaagtcAAGCAAGCCAAGAGTTTCCATTGGAAAGAAATCATCTGAGGTTTCTAAAACTGGATTCCCTGGGAACTTGGTCAAGGTTTTTCCAAATAGTAGAAAAGTGACAGATGCAAGTGTGCAATGGTCTTCACTCCCCTCATCAATTGCAAAGCTTGGAAGG GAAGTGATGAGGAACAGAGATGCAGCACAGATGGCAGCAACAGAGGCTTTGCAAGAGGCTTCTGCTGCAGAGAGTTTGCTACAATGTCTAAG TTTATATGCAGAACTAAGCAATTCTGCTAAAGAACAAAACCCGCAGCCCACGATAGAGCAGTTCTTAACTCTTCATTCAAGCCTGAATAGTTCACGAACAATTGCTGACTCGGTATCTAAACCAATTCCAGATGCTTCATCTCCGGATTACGAAAGTAGCACAATGGAAGAAGCACTAAAAGTCAAATCACATATACAGAAACTTGCAACTTCATGGATCCAGGGTGCCTTAGCCACCAATCTATCATCCTTTTCTGTCTACAATCTAGAACCTCAGCCATCCAAGCTTCAAGCTTCAAGCAATTCTCGAAATCAAAAGAACATCCTGGGAAGTAGTAAGCCAATGTTGATCCTTGAGAATTCATGTGAAGACACTTCGTCAAAATCTCAAGGTAAAACTCGCCCTATTACCAAGCTTGCCTCGCAAGGAACTCCACGAAAATCAGTCGATGGGTTAGCAAACGGGCACAACAAGCAACTAGTCCAACCTCTACCACAATGGACTAAAGGAAATGGCCTTGATGAGGTGGTTAATTTGGCTGACATGCTGCAATTAAGGTCAAGAGACTGGTTTCTTGGATTTGTTGAGAGATTCTTGGACACTGATGGGGACATTAGTTTGTCAAATAATGGTGAAATTGCGGGCATGCTGGGTCAACTAAAGAGTGTGAATGATTGGTTGGATGGGATAGGATCAGCGAAGAATGAGGGAGAAGTGCCATGCCAGATACCAGCAGAGACAATTGAGAGGTTGAGGAAGAAAATATATGAGTATCTTCTTACACATGTTGAATCTGCTGCTGCTGCGCTCACTGCTGGATCACAACCGTCACTTGAGAtccaaacaaaagaaacaaaatccaaAAGGTGA